The following proteins are encoded in a genomic region of Opitutus sp.:
- a CDS encoding DUF669 domain-containing protein, whose translation MKYTSSADAPKTYHLPAGDYAVTILEASETVSRSTGADMIKLTLEAEAADGASCKLFDYLVASASSAWKIDTFRLALGQTIVPGEPVELDAANLPGRTLRVRLKVEDYNGRANNKVDAWLAPVIRTTATAPANAAKKEGAANEPF comes from the coding sequence ATGAAATACACTTCTTCCGCCGACGCCCCTAAAACCTACCACCTCCCCGCCGGTGACTACGCGGTCACCATCCTAGAGGCCTCCGAAACTGTTTCGCGCTCCACTGGCGCGGACATGATCAAACTCACCCTAGAGGCCGAGGCCGCCGATGGGGCCTCGTGCAAACTTTTTGACTACCTCGTCGCCTCGGCCTCTTCAGCCTGGAAAATCGACACCTTCCGCCTCGCCCTCGGACAGACCATCGTCCCGGGCGAGCCGGTTGAGCTCGACGCCGCAAACCTGCCCGGCCGCACCCTGCGCGTCCGCCTCAAGGTCGAGGACTATAACGGTCGCGCCAACAACAAGGTCGACGCCTGGCTCGCCCCGGTCATCCGCACCACCGCGACCGCACCCGCCAACGCTGCCAAAAAGGAAGGAGCTGCCAATGAGCCGTTTTGA
- a CDS encoding AAA family ATPase translates to MSLRYTSPSASAGPLDLIERARRYLAKMPPAVSGQHGHDQTFAVACTLVQGFGLGVADAAPLFAEYNGRCSPPWSEPDLTHKLTDADRAAPPTEGRGHLARSTGPSSTMSPHSPTPPLGHSSLDIGHSEADSFGTFLRACFEPADVLSIAPGTLHPEAERAIPENGGVNILTRDAWIERASSRGGIAHVFSGHHGLFIRINPVRHGAEGTDEDVTALRHVLVESDVISKPEQERQLRASGLPIAALIDSAGNSVHAWVRIDAKNREEYHARREKVWASLPGFQIDKANKNPSRFSRCPGGLRNNGVQRLIAVNVGAASFADWDAQYEDARDIDFLTPYCGEEEVDPPQIIEGILFRGAKMVIAGPSKARKTWNLTDLALSVAYGQPWCGYQTQPTTVIYVNLEIARFSYRKRLRMLCIARGFNMTANPRVCFWNRRGKDNEITQLAKRIRRQAARIGAGLIIIDPIYKTYGDREENSNTEMAQVLNELEKLAKDTDAAVLIAAHFPKGNLTGRDAIGKAAGLALTIAGPLSGTPIGLTVFAAASLLKDAVNHFGDLADDGKPNDSFKP, encoded by the coding sequence ATGTCCCTGCGCTACACCTCGCCCTCCGCTAGCGCCGGGCCGCTCGACCTGATCGAGCGCGCCCGGCGTTATCTCGCCAAAATGCCGCCCGCCGTTTCGGGGCAGCATGGCCACGACCAGACCTTCGCCGTTGCCTGCACCTTGGTGCAGGGCTTCGGCCTAGGGGTGGCCGATGCCGCCCCGCTTTTTGCCGAGTATAACGGCCGCTGCTCGCCCCCGTGGTCCGAGCCTGACCTCACCCACAAACTGACCGACGCCGACCGCGCCGCACCCCCCACCGAAGGCCGCGGCCACCTCGCCCGCTCCACCGGCCCCTCATCCACCATGTCTCCTCATTCTCCTACTCCGCCCCTTGGTCATTCGTCATTGGACATTGGTCATTCCGAAGCCGACTCCTTCGGCACCTTCCTCCGCGCCTGTTTCGAGCCGGCCGATGTCTTGTCCATCGCCCCTGGCACGCTCCATCCCGAAGCCGAGCGCGCCATCCCTGAAAACGGCGGAGTCAACATCCTCACCCGTGACGCCTGGATCGAACGCGCCTCTTCACGCGGAGGCATCGCCCACGTGTTCAGTGGGCATCACGGCCTGTTCATCCGCATCAATCCGGTGCGCCACGGCGCCGAGGGCACCGACGAAGATGTCACCGCCCTGCGTCACGTACTGGTTGAAAGCGACGTGATTTCCAAGCCCGAGCAGGAGCGTCAACTGCGCGCCTCCGGTTTGCCCATCGCCGCGCTGATAGACTCGGCCGGTAACTCGGTGCACGCATGGGTGCGGATCGACGCCAAGAATCGCGAGGAATACCACGCCCGCCGCGAGAAAGTGTGGGCATCCTTACCCGGCTTCCAAATCGACAAGGCCAATAAAAACCCGTCGCGCTTTTCCCGTTGTCCCGGCGGCCTGCGCAACAACGGCGTGCAACGACTCATCGCGGTCAACGTCGGCGCGGCCTCGTTCGCCGACTGGGATGCCCAGTATGAAGACGCCCGCGACATCGACTTCCTCACGCCCTATTGTGGCGAGGAAGAGGTCGATCCGCCCCAGATCATCGAGGGTATTCTGTTTCGTGGTGCCAAAATGGTCATCGCCGGTCCATCGAAAGCCCGCAAGACGTGGAACCTCACCGACCTGGCCCTCTCCGTCGCCTACGGCCAACCGTGGTGTGGCTATCAGACCCAGCCGACAACGGTCATTTACGTTAACTTGGAGATCGCTCGGTTCAGCTACCGCAAGCGCCTGCGCATGCTATGCATCGCACGGGGTTTCAACATGACCGCCAACCCTCGCGTCTGCTTCTGGAATCGGCGCGGCAAAGACAACGAGATCACCCAACTTGCCAAACGCATCCGGCGTCAGGCCGCACGGATCGGCGCGGGACTCATCATCATTGACCCGATCTACAAGACCTACGGTGACCGCGAGGAGAACTCGAACACCGAGATGGCACAGGTCTTGAACGAGCTCGAAAAGCTCGCGAAGGACACCGACGCAGCCGTCCTCATCGCCGCCCACTTTCCCAAGGGCAACCTCACCGGCCGCGACGCCATTGGCAAAGCCGCTGGCCTCGCCCTCACCATCGCCGGCCCCCTCTCCGGCACACCCATCGGCCTGACGGTCTTCGCCGCAGCCTCCCTCCTCAAAGATGCCGTGAACCACTTCGGCGACCTCGCCGATGACGGTAAACCCAACGACTCCTTCAAACCCTGA
- a CDS encoding site-specific integrase produces MSPSAFIVSRFVNRNGITSWRVDGRLHGLRIRKNFKTRVEAGAEKDALDIKAAQSDTGIRSTATRLTDEQLHEAEAAFRRLADAPKSLEFYLEYALANYRAPEREITVDDAVAVYLATKKKEHANGMLSECQLKDIRVRLEDLIKWFRGKSLAVLSRETLAAHCQRGTPKPKTFNNRRGILFTFFKFAFCQDWVAANPLEKVPHLRIAHRRGSAKTLNAEQSAALMRHVEQIDGGALVPFFALALFAGIRPCVRTGEIFKLKPEHVRLDTGVILIEPEVSKVRMKRNVTISPNLAAWLTAYPISRFPIIPKNLQHQRARIAEKFGLSHDIMRHTFISMHVAKYRSMGEAALQAGNSESIIRKHYLDLKTPAEAEQFFAILPTPVVAAYVVHIAPTASTNLAADPMQPCIDLPIAA; encoded by the coding sequence ATGTCCCCGTCCGCATTCATCGTTTCCCGCTTCGTAAACCGCAACGGCATCACCTCCTGGCGAGTCGATGGCCGCCTCCATGGCCTGCGCATTCGCAAGAACTTCAAAACCCGCGTCGAGGCCGGCGCCGAGAAAGACGCTCTAGATATTAAGGCGGCTCAGTCCGATACCGGCATCCGCAGCACCGCCACCCGTTTAACCGACGAACAGCTCCACGAAGCCGAGGCCGCGTTCCGTCGTTTGGCCGACGCGCCCAAGTCGCTTGAGTTCTATTTAGAGTACGCGCTGGCCAACTACCGCGCCCCTGAGCGTGAAATCACCGTGGATGACGCCGTCGCCGTCTACCTCGCCACCAAGAAAAAAGAGCACGCCAACGGCATGCTGTCCGAGTGCCAGTTGAAGGACATCCGCGTTCGACTCGAAGACCTCATAAAGTGGTTCCGCGGCAAATCGCTCGCGGTGCTCTCCCGTGAAACCCTCGCCGCCCATTGTCAGCGCGGCACCCCCAAGCCGAAGACCTTTAACAACCGGCGGGGCATCCTGTTTACCTTTTTCAAGTTCGCCTTCTGTCAGGACTGGGTCGCCGCCAACCCGCTGGAAAAGGTGCCCCACCTGCGCATCGCCCATCGTCGCGGTTCGGCCAAAACCCTGAACGCCGAGCAGTCCGCCGCCCTCATGCGCCACGTTGAGCAGATCGACGGCGGGGCCTTGGTGCCGTTCTTCGCCCTCGCGCTGTTTGCCGGCATCCGCCCCTGTGTGCGCACCGGTGAAATCTTCAAGCTCAAGCCCGAGCACGTCCGCCTCGATACCGGCGTCATCCTAATCGAGCCCGAGGTTTCGAAGGTCCGCATGAAGCGCAACGTCACCATCTCGCCCAACCTCGCCGCCTGGTTAACCGCATACCCAATCAGCCGCTTCCCGATCATACCTAAAAACCTGCAACACCAGCGGGCGCGCATCGCCGAAAAGTTCGGCCTCTCCCACGACATCATGCGGCACACGTTCATTTCCATGCACGTGGCCAAATACCGGTCGATGGGCGAGGCGGCGCTCCAGGCGGGCAACTCGGAAAGCATCATCCGCAAGCACTACCTCGACCTGAAAACTCCCGCTGAAGCCGAGCAGTTCTTCGCCATCTTGCCGACGCCGGTCGTTGCCGCCTACGTTGTGCACATCGCTCCGACCGCATCTACCAACCTGGCGGCCGATCCAATGCAACCGTGTATAGATCTGCCAATCGCCGCCTAG
- a CDS encoding ribonuclease H-like domain-containing protein, producing MSTYIFDIETGPRSRAELAECVPHFDAPANWKDPEKIRAYVAEKEAEWFQSGALSALTGRVLAIGYTNEATGEIGFFASNNEAADIAAFWQLIAPTGYLQAELIGFNSNRFDLPFLIRRSWHLRVPVPTELVSGRFLPSQCRDLLDCWRCGNREDSVSLDRLAQFLGVGRKTGHGADFASQWATDSAGALDYLANDLRLTRRCAVALGLLAQPSASQPSR from the coding sequence ATGAGCACCTACATTTTCGACATCGAAACCGGCCCGCGCTCCCGCGCCGAACTCGCCGAGTGCGTGCCGCACTTCGATGCACCGGCCAACTGGAAGGACCCCGAAAAGATCCGCGCTTACGTCGCCGAAAAGGAGGCTGAGTGGTTCCAGTCCGGCGCGCTTTCTGCCCTTACCGGCCGGGTGCTCGCGATTGGTTACACCAACGAGGCGACCGGCGAAATCGGTTTCTTTGCCTCCAACAATGAGGCCGCCGACATCGCCGCCTTTTGGCAACTGATCGCCCCCACCGGCTACCTGCAGGCCGAGCTAATCGGGTTTAACAGCAACCGTTTCGACCTGCCGTTTTTGATCCGCCGCTCCTGGCACCTGCGCGTGCCGGTTCCGACCGAGCTCGTTTCCGGACGGTTTCTGCCCTCCCAGTGCCGTGACCTGCTCGACTGCTGGCGCTGCGGTAACCGCGAGGACTCCGTCTCGCTCGATCGCCTCGCCCAGTTCCTCGGCGTCGGCCGTAAAACCGGCCATGGGGCCGACTTCGCCTCCCAGTGGGCCACCGATTCCGCCGGTGCCCTCGATTACCTCGCCAACGACCTCCGCCTCACCCGCCGCTGCGCCGTCGCGCTCGGCCTCCTCGCTCAACCCTCCGCCTCCCAACCCTCCCGCTAA
- a CDS encoding DUF3883 domain-containing protein, which yields MQLSDLKPGLSLVGLEPSVIVAVIAAVPIGEGAVQVIYKLPVGTIRERLVTAADIGTLSVATVERPWSFDGDGEAFKLTAEAKRIDLAFLFDPMMAVHTSNVDPLPHQITAVYESMLPRQPLRYVLADDPGAGKTIMAGLYIRELIMRADARRILIVSPGSLVEQWRDELFEKFGLEFRVFSSDLEAASPNGNAFEDHPQVVVRLDQMARNEELQAKLGAAGWDLVVFDEAHKLSAHYFGAKLEKTGRFRFAEELGKHTRHLLFMTATPHNGKDEDFQLFLSLLDSDRFYGRNREKDGAHKVDASDLMRRMVKEELVKFDGTPLFPERKAYTVNYKLSDIEAALYQSVTAYVQTEMGKADQLEGSRKGSVGFALTALQRRLASSPEAIFQSLKRRRERLERRTREEKLGVRGQQALADLPASLIPPDDDDDQTADEQENLEETLVDQATAARTIAELEQEILILRGLEIQAAALVASGQDRKWDELSKILQHDERMCDGQGHRLRKLIIFSEHRDTLNYLQAKIAGVLGTPDAIVTIHGGTHRDERRKVQNLFRSDPEVRVLIATDAAGEGVNLQNANLMVNYDLPWNPNRLEQRFGRIHRIGQQEVCHLWNLVAKETREGDVYHRLLEKLATESDALKGRVFDILGEVFEDNSLKDLLINAVRYGDQPEVSARLLQKIDNALDQSHLRSLLDRNALSQETMSGERLFAVKEEMEKAEARRLQPYFVRSFFQNAFAALGGSIHTREANRFEITHVPATIRERDRLITGRNRRDFAPVLKRYERVCFTKEAVRPLDRPGVAFAQLLHPGHPLLLSMSDLILEQNGNLLRQGALLVDPADEGTEPHLLFLLTHEITSGDGQVLSKRLQFVRVSPDGSATFAGWAPHLDLEPLAPADRPLLTAILDAPWICADQEKRALGLAAGALVPQHYEEVASRRIAHVDKTLAAVHERLTQEIAFWSDRWLKLKEDQDAGKDVRLNLENTRRTVSDLEGRLENRRKELQSMRHIVNGTPVALGGALVIPVGLLNRLRGEPSLDPVTAAFAADAAARARIERLAMDAVRRAEESRGCRVVDVSAQKCGWDITSYPATGPDRRQPQPRHIEVKGRVQGATTVTITRNEILYALNQAEKFRLAIVTIGPDDATEGPFYLATPFTKEPDWGVSSINYDLGELLARATPSAH from the coding sequence ATGCAGCTCTCTGACCTAAAACCCGGCCTTTCCCTCGTTGGTTTAGAACCCAGCGTGATTGTGGCCGTCATCGCCGCCGTGCCCATCGGCGAAGGCGCGGTTCAGGTCATTTACAAGCTCCCCGTCGGCACCATCCGCGAGCGCTTAGTCACCGCCGCTGACATCGGCACGCTGTCCGTCGCCACCGTCGAGCGCCCTTGGTCTTTCGATGGCGATGGCGAGGCCTTCAAGCTCACCGCCGAGGCCAAGCGCATCGACCTCGCCTTCCTGTTCGATCCGATGATGGCGGTCCACACGTCCAACGTGGACCCGCTCCCGCACCAGATCACGGCGGTTTACGAGTCCATGCTCCCCCGCCAGCCGTTGCGCTATGTCCTCGCCGACGACCCCGGCGCGGGTAAGACGATCATGGCCGGCCTCTACATCCGCGAACTCATCATGCGGGCCGACGCCCGCCGGATCCTCATCGTCTCTCCCGGCAGCCTAGTCGAGCAGTGGCGCGATGAGCTGTTTGAAAAGTTCGGCCTAGAATTCCGTGTCTTCTCTTCCGACCTCGAAGCGGCCTCGCCCAACGGCAACGCCTTCGAGGATCACCCGCAGGTCGTCGTCCGCCTCGACCAGATGGCTCGCAACGAGGAACTCCAGGCTAAGCTCGGCGCCGCCGGTTGGGATCTCGTGGTTTTTGACGAAGCTCATAAGCTCTCCGCCCACTACTTCGGCGCCAAACTCGAAAAGACCGGGCGCTTCCGCTTTGCCGAGGAACTAGGTAAACACACCCGCCACCTGCTCTTTATGACGGCCACGCCGCACAACGGCAAAGACGAAGACTTTCAGCTATTCCTTTCCCTTCTCGATTCCGACCGTTTTTACGGCCGCAACCGGGAAAAGGACGGTGCCCACAAAGTCGATGCCTCCGACCTCATGCGCCGCATGGTCAAAGAGGAACTGGTCAAGTTCGACGGCACCCCGCTCTTCCCGGAGCGCAAGGCCTACACCGTCAACTACAAGCTCTCCGACATCGAGGCCGCCCTCTACCAGTCCGTCACCGCCTACGTGCAGACCGAGATGGGCAAGGCCGACCAACTGGAGGGTTCACGCAAGGGTTCGGTCGGCTTCGCCCTCACCGCACTGCAACGCCGTCTCGCATCCTCGCCCGAAGCTATTTTCCAGTCGCTCAAACGTCGTCGTGAACGACTCGAACGCCGCACCCGGGAAGAAAAGCTCGGTGTTCGCGGCCAGCAGGCCCTCGCCGATCTTCCCGCCTCGCTGATCCCGCCGGACGACGACGATGATCAGACCGCCGACGAGCAGGAAAACTTGGAGGAGACGCTGGTCGATCAGGCCACCGCAGCCCGCACCATTGCCGAGCTCGAACAGGAAATCCTCATCCTGCGCGGCCTCGAAATCCAGGCTGCCGCCCTCGTTGCCTCCGGCCAAGACCGCAAGTGGGACGAGCTGTCCAAAATTCTCCAGCACGACGAACGCATGTGCGACGGCCAGGGCCACCGCCTGCGCAAGCTCATCATCTTCTCCGAGCACCGCGACACACTGAACTACCTCCAGGCCAAGATCGCCGGTGTCCTTGGCACGCCCGACGCCATCGTCACCATCCACGGCGGCACCCACCGCGACGAACGCCGCAAGGTACAGAACCTGTTCCGCTCCGATCCCGAAGTGCGCGTGCTCATTGCCACCGACGCCGCCGGTGAGGGCGTTAACCTCCAAAACGCCAACCTGATGGTGAACTACGATCTCCCGTGGAACCCCAACCGGCTGGAGCAACGGTTTGGCCGCATCCACCGTATCGGCCAGCAGGAGGTCTGCCACCTTTGGAACCTCGTCGCCAAGGAGACCCGGGAGGGCGACGTCTACCACCGCCTCCTTGAAAAACTCGCCACCGAGTCCGATGCGCTCAAGGGCCGCGTCTTCGACATCCTCGGCGAAGTGTTCGAGGACAACAGCCTCAAAGATCTCCTCATCAACGCGGTTCGCTACGGTGACCAGCCCGAGGTCAGCGCCCGCCTGCTCCAAAAAATCGACAACGCGCTCGACCAGTCGCACCTGCGCTCGCTCCTCGACCGCAACGCCCTCTCACAGGAAACCATGAGCGGCGAACGCCTTTTTGCCGTGAAAGAGGAGATGGAAAAAGCCGAGGCCCGCCGCCTCCAACCCTATTTCGTCCGCTCCTTTTTCCAAAACGCCTTCGCCGCGTTGGGCGGATCGATTCACACCCGCGAGGCCAACCGCTTCGAAATCACCCACGTTCCCGCCACCATCCGCGAGCGCGACCGCCTCATCACCGGCCGCAACCGGCGCGATTTCGCCCCCGTGCTCAAGCGCTACGAGCGCGTGTGCTTCACCAAGGAAGCCGTCCGCCCGCTTGATCGCCCCGGCGTAGCCTTCGCCCAACTGCTTCATCCCGGACACCCGCTGCTGCTCTCGATGAGCGACCTCATCCTGGAGCAAAACGGCAACTTGCTCCGCCAAGGCGCGCTCCTAGTGGACCCCGCCGACGAGGGCACCGAGCCCCACCTGCTGTTTCTCCTCACCCACGAAATCACCTCCGGTGATGGCCAGGTGTTGTCCAAGCGCCTCCAATTCGTCCGCGTCTCTCCCGACGGCTCGGCCACCTTCGCCGGCTGGGCACCTCACCTCGACCTGGAGCCGCTGGCCCCAGCAGACCGACCGCTTCTCACCGCGATTCTGGACGCGCCATGGATTTGCGCCGACCAGGAAAAACGTGCCCTCGGTCTCGCCGCCGGTGCCCTCGTTCCCCAGCACTACGAGGAAGTCGCCAGCCGCCGCATCGCCCACGTCGATAAAACCCTCGCCGCCGTCCATGAACGCCTGACCCAGGAAATCGCCTTCTGGTCCGACCGCTGGCTCAAGCTCAAGGAAGACCAAGACGCCGGCAAAGACGTGCGCCTGAATCTCGAAAACACCCGGCGCACCGTATCCGACCTAGAAGGCCGCTTGGAGAATCGCCGTAAAGAGCTTCAATCCATGCGTCACATCGTCAACGGCACCCCCGTTGCCCTCGGTGGGGCGCTTGTTATCCCTGTGGGTCTGCTCAACCGCCTGCGTGGCGAGCCCTCCCTCGATCCGGTTACCGCCGCGTTCGCCGCTGATGCCGCCGCCCGCGCCCGCATCGAACGCCTGGCAATGGACGCCGTCCGCCGCGCCGAGGAGTCGCG
- a CDS encoding helix-turn-helix transcriptional regulator, which translates to MNSLNTPSRPSLGESLRTLMEQRDLTGLVLAERVGISPTSVSRIFNGVSRPRQGTLTKLIEVLCQTPEDQQIILRAYSGLPDVVEEEPSSFVASGDLPTGELDRIARYLELKTLSIDFRESVARALRESGIACESYARNGNVVTDFLVSGPVRTAIECKFNVNRDWEREVGTAQLLRTYLPCDRVLVVVPYFNDLARDAIKALASRSASIVSVQDLAAALRAPASGGAT; encoded by the coding sequence ATGAACTCGCTCAACACGCCTTCACGTCCATCTCTGGGCGAATCTTTACGTACCCTGATGGAGCAGCGCGATTTGACCGGTTTGGTTTTGGCCGAACGTGTTGGAATTTCTCCCACCTCTGTCAGTCGTATCTTCAATGGTGTTTCCCGTCCACGCCAAGGCACCCTCACCAAGTTGATCGAGGTGCTTTGCCAAACGCCCGAGGATCAACAGATCATCCTCCGCGCCTACTCAGGGCTTCCCGACGTGGTGGAGGAGGAGCCTTCGTCCTTCGTTGCATCCGGCGATTTACCCACTGGCGAACTCGACCGCATTGCCCGTTACCTTGAGTTGAAAACCCTCAGCATCGACTTCCGCGAGTCGGTTGCTCGTGCACTTCGCGAGAGCGGCATTGCTTGCGAGTCCTATGCTCGCAATGGCAACGTTGTTACCGATTTCTTGGTCAGCGGGCCTGTTCGCACCGCCATCGAGTGCAAGTTTAACGTGAATCGCGATTGGGAGCGCGAGGTGGGCACGGCTCAGCTTTTACGCACCTACCTACCTTGTGACCGCGTCTTAGTAGTCGTTCCTTATTTTAACGATCTGGCCCGAGACGCTATCAAGGCCCTCGCATCGCGTTCCGCATCCATTGTCAGCGTCCAAGACCTCGCCGCCGCGTTGCGTGCGCCTGCCTCGGGAGGTGCCACATGA
- a CDS encoding DEAD/DEAH box helicase: MSRFDLRPYQTDCVDAVLTKFRQHGKLLAVLPTAAGKTVIFSHTAEKFAPGRTLILAHREELLSQAADKLTRATGIVAETECGTRQASLNAQVVVASVQTLMGEKRLSRWPRDHFNLVVVDEAHHALAESYQRVLRHFDGHAKVLGVTATPDRGDKKNLGTYFEDIAFEVGLHELIEDGYLSRISVRTLPVEINLTDVRTVAGDYNDADLGDVIEPALREIVEAMRESIGDRKTLVFLPLIRTSQLFVELCHEVGFTAAHIDGQSENRAELLARYAAGDFQILSNSMLLTEGFDEPSIECVVCLRPTKVRALYAQIIGRGTRLHPGKENLLVLDFLWMTGRHSIVRPAHLVASTPEIANAMIAQSEEADDEEHDLLETEIDAKAQREAVLAEELAANAKRAERQLDPVEFALSLHEIDLAEYAPTMAWHHQPPSFKQLSLLERNGLDPSAIRDKGHAAAIIDRILARRNLGLATPKQVACLRRNGHARPDLVSFVDAGVWMTERFKNTNRRAA, translated from the coding sequence ATGAGCCGTTTTGATCTACGCCCCTACCAAACGGACTGCGTCGATGCCGTGCTCACAAAGTTTCGCCAGCACGGCAAACTGTTGGCCGTTCTTCCCACCGCCGCCGGTAAAACCGTGATTTTTTCCCACACGGCAGAAAAATTCGCGCCCGGCCGCACCCTGATACTTGCCCACCGCGAGGAGTTGCTCAGCCAGGCGGCCGACAAACTCACCCGCGCCACCGGTATCGTCGCCGAAACCGAATGCGGCACCCGCCAAGCCAGTCTCAACGCCCAGGTGGTGGTCGCGTCGGTGCAAACCCTGATGGGCGAAAAGCGTCTCAGCCGTTGGCCCCGCGACCATTTTAATTTGGTTGTGGTCGACGAGGCTCATCATGCCCTCGCCGAGAGTTACCAGCGCGTGCTCCGGCACTTCGATGGACACGCCAAGGTGCTGGGAGTCACCGCCACGCCCGACCGCGGTGACAAGAAAAACCTCGGCACCTATTTCGAGGACATCGCCTTCGAGGTCGGTCTACACGAACTCATTGAGGACGGTTATCTCTCCCGCATTTCGGTGCGTACCCTGCCGGTGGAGATCAACCTGACCGACGTGCGCACCGTGGCCGGCGACTACAACGACGCCGACCTGGGTGACGTCATCGAGCCCGCCCTGCGAGAAATCGTCGAAGCAATGCGCGAGTCGATTGGGGACCGTAAAACGCTCGTCTTCCTGCCGTTGATCCGCACGTCACAGTTATTCGTAGAACTCTGTCATGAGGTCGGTTTCACCGCTGCCCACATCGACGGTCAGAGCGAGAACCGGGCCGAACTCTTGGCCCGCTATGCCGCCGGTGATTTCCAGATCCTGAGCAACTCCATGCTCCTCACCGAGGGTTTCGACGAGCCTTCAATCGAGTGTGTAGTCTGCCTGCGACCAACCAAGGTGCGCGCTCTCTACGCGCAGATCATCGGCCGCGGTACACGCCTGCACCCCGGCAAAGAAAATCTTCTGGTGCTGGATTTCCTATGGATGACCGGCCGCCACTCCATTGTGCGTCCAGCGCATCTGGTGGCCTCCACGCCTGAAATCGCCAATGCGATGATCGCCCAGTCCGAAGAGGCCGACGACGAGGAGCACGACCTGTTGGAGACGGAAATCGACGCCAAGGCCCAACGTGAAGCCGTCTTGGCTGAAGAGCTGGCCGCCAACGCCAAGCGGGCGGAGCGCCAGCTCGATCCGGTCGAATTCGCGCTCTCCCTGCACGAAATCGACCTCGCCGAATACGCGCCAACGATGGCCTGGCACCACCAGCCGCCCTCGTTCAAGCAACTCAGCCTGCTCGAACGCAACGGCCTCGATCCGTCCGCAATCCGTGACAAAGGTCACGCGGCGGCGATCATCGACCGCATCCTCGCGCGGCGTAACCTCGGTTTGGCCACGCCCAAACAGGTGGCCTGTCTGCGTCGCAACGGCCATGCCCGCCCCGACCTCGTCAGCTTCGTCGACGCCGGTGTGTGGATGACGGAGCGTTTCAAAAACACCAACCGGAGGGCCGCCTAA
- a CDS encoding ATP-binding protein — translation MTKTNTLELVRGPLQSAQRITFYAPSGLGKSSCFKDTTDTIYLDAEGGTEHLNVTRFPRPKCWQDVEAAIDFLDAGQHTFRFLVIDTADWIEKLLVEDICQKSHKTSIEDFGYGKGWIAVTERWSAFLARLDRLRATGLNIVFLAHSTVKKFEQPDAAGSYDRFELKLSKGCSALLKEWSDAVLFGNFHTKVVEATDGKKRAIGGRERIIHTTHSAAYDAKNRHGLPESMPLCWASFVPIFGAFAKPGIHPSPVPAPIPARAAPSSPASPTAQTTRTAAPVILITREQVEKLTLYWATLNKTHEDRAKAFAWVGCDSIDLHWNELTAEQADRLIGKLQDQMNKIAEGSTSTAAKAASRQNGGAR, via the coding sequence ATGACCAAAACCAACACCCTCGAACTCGTGCGCGGCCCGCTTCAATCGGCGCAGCGCATCACCTTCTACGCACCTTCCGGACTCGGAAAGTCGTCCTGTTTTAAGGACACGACCGACACCATTTATCTCGATGCCGAGGGCGGCACCGAACACCTCAACGTCACCCGTTTCCCACGCCCCAAATGCTGGCAGGACGTCGAAGCCGCCATCGACTTTCTCGATGCGGGCCAACACACCTTCCGCTTCCTGGTCATCGATACCGCCGACTGGATCGAAAAGCTCCTGGTCGAGGACATCTGCCAAAAATCCCACAAAACCTCGATTGAGGATTTTGGATACGGCAAGGGCTGGATCGCCGTCACCGAGCGTTGGTCGGCCTTCCTCGCCCGCTTGGACCGGCTGCGTGCCACCGGGCTGAACATCGTTTTCCTAGCCCATTCCACGGTCAAAAAGTTTGAGCAGCCCGACGCCGCCGGTTCCTACGATCGCTTCGAACTCAAACTCTCCAAGGGATGCTCGGCTCTGCTTAAGGAGTGGTCCGACGCCGTCTTGTTTGGAAATTTCCACACTAAGGTGGTCGAGGCCACCGACGGTAAAAAACGCGCTATTGGTGGCAGGGAGCGGATTATCCACACGACCCACTCGGCAGCCTACGACGCCAAGAACCGCCACGGCCTGCCCGAGTCCATGCCGCTGTGTTGGGCCAGTTTTGTGCCGATCTTCGGTGCGTTCGCCAAACCCGGCATCCACCCCTCACCCGTACCGGCACCTATCCCGGCACGGGCCGCCCCGTCATCCCCGGCGTCGCCCACGGCCCAGACCACTCGCACCGCCGCACCGGTGATCCTGATCACCCGCGAGCAGGTCGAGAAACTCACCCTCTACTGGGCCACACTCAACAAAACTCACGAGGACCGCGCCAAGGCCTTCGCTTGGGTCGGCTGCGATAGCATCGACCTGCACTGGAACGAGCTCACCGCCGAGCAGGCTGACCGGTTAATCGGCAAGCTGCAGGACCAGATGAATAAGATCGCCGAGGGTTCCACCTCGACCGCCGCCAAAGCCGCCTCGCGCCAGAACGGAGGTGCCCGATGA